The Corynebacterium glaucum genome includes a region encoding these proteins:
- a CDS encoding iron ABC transporter ATP-binding protein, with amino-acid sequence MITLEGVQKQYSDDVAIGPVNVQIPTGGITALVGPNGAGKSTLLTMIGRLLAIDAGTVKIGQMDVSSAKSKDLAKIISTLRQENHFVTRLTVRQLVGFGRFPYSGGRLTAEDEEIISKYIDFLGLRPLEGRFLDQLSGGQRQRAYVAMVLCQETEHVLLDEPLNNLDIAHSVEMMQHLHNAARELGRTIVIVLHDINFAARYADYICAAKDGQIVAFGTAEEIMRDDLLTEIFNTPVKVIEGPNGPLATYH; translated from the coding sequence GTGATTACGCTCGAAGGGGTACAGAAGCAGTACAGCGATGACGTGGCAATTGGCCCGGTCAACGTGCAAATCCCCACCGGGGGCATCACGGCTCTGGTCGGTCCGAACGGCGCAGGCAAGTCAACGCTGCTGACTATGATCGGGCGGCTACTGGCCATCGACGCCGGCACGGTGAAGATCGGCCAGATGGATGTGAGTAGCGCAAAGTCGAAGGATCTGGCCAAAATCATCTCGACCCTGCGCCAGGAGAACCACTTTGTCACCCGGCTAACAGTGCGGCAGCTGGTCGGTTTCGGCCGCTTCCCGTACTCGGGTGGTCGGCTTACCGCCGAAGACGAGGAGATCATCTCGAAGTACATCGACTTCCTCGGGTTGCGGCCCCTGGAGGGGAGGTTTTTAGACCAGCTCTCCGGTGGTCAACGCCAGCGCGCATACGTCGCCATGGTCCTTTGCCAGGAAACGGAGCATGTGCTTCTCGACGAGCCCCTGAACAACCTCGACATCGCGCATAGTGTGGAAATGATGCAGCACTTGCACAACGCTGCCCGCGAGCTAGGCAGGACGATCGTGATTGTGTTGCATGACATCAACTTCGCGGCTCGGTACGCCGACTACATTTGCGCAGCCAAGGATGGGCAGATCGTTGCATTCGGCACGGCAGAGGAGATCATGCGAGACGATCTTCTGACCGAGATCTTCAATACACCGGTAAAGGTGATTGAGGGGCCGAATGGGCCACTTGCAACTTACCACTAG
- a CDS encoding iron chelate uptake ABC transporter family permease subunit, which produces MAKTLEARKDDRSVGAFESSTSKRRYWLLLAFLAVLAALSTAGLLAYGNPMDFGTRGYWLIAERRMDSVIAMAIVAVCQAVATVAFQTVTNNRILTPSIMGFESLYVAIHTATVYFFGTSGLLAARSLEMFLLQIAVMVGLSLLLYSWLLTDSEANLHAMLLVGIVIGGGLASLSTFMQRMLTPSDFDILTARLFGSVNNADPAYYPLAIPLVVLAVVLMLLNAQRLNVMGLGRDAAVNLGVDFRWHAIYTLVLVSVLMAVSTALVGPMTFLGFLVATLAYQFTDTYDHRYIFPMAALLGFCVLTSAYFVMNHIFYAQGVVSIIIELVGGATFLVVILRKGRL; this is translated from the coding sequence ATGGCTAAAACGCTGGAAGCAAGGAAGGATGATCGCTCGGTAGGCGCGTTTGAGTCGTCGACAAGCAAAAGGCGATACTGGCTGCTGCTCGCTTTCCTGGCTGTGCTTGCTGCACTGAGCACTGCTGGCTTGCTCGCATACGGCAACCCAATGGACTTTGGGACGCGTGGGTACTGGCTGATTGCGGAGCGCCGGATGGATTCGGTGATCGCTATGGCGATCGTTGCAGTGTGCCAAGCAGTGGCGACGGTGGCGTTTCAGACGGTGACCAACAACCGGATCTTGACGCCGTCGATCATGGGTTTTGAGTCGCTGTACGTGGCAATTCATACCGCGACCGTGTACTTCTTTGGCACCTCTGGGCTGCTGGCCGCGCGCTCACTGGAGATGTTCCTGCTGCAGATCGCTGTGATGGTGGGATTGAGCCTGCTGCTGTATTCGTGGTTGCTTACGGACAGCGAGGCGAATCTGCACGCGATGCTCTTGGTCGGCATTGTCATCGGCGGGGGGCTGGCAAGCTTGTCCACGTTTATGCAGCGCATGCTCACACCGAGCGACTTCGATATACTCACCGCCCGACTGTTTGGCTCGGTGAACAACGCTGACCCGGCGTATTACCCGCTGGCAATCCCGCTGGTGGTGCTCGCGGTGGTGCTGATGCTGCTGAACGCGCAGCGGTTGAATGTCATGGGGCTTGGTCGCGACGCTGCAGTCAACCTCGGTGTGGACTTTCGCTGGCACGCGATCTACACACTCGTGCTGGTCTCGGTTCTCATGGCGGTTTCGACGGCGCTGGTCGGACCGATGACGTTCCTGGGTTTCCTGGTAGCGACACTGGCGTACCAATTCACGGACACCTACGATCACCGCTACATCTTCCCGATGGCCGCGCTCCTGGGTTTTTGCGTGCTTACCAGCGCATACTTCGTTATGAACCACATCTTTTACGCGCAGGGCGTGGTCTCTATCATCATCGAACTTGTCGGAGGTGCCACGTTCCTCGTGGTCATCTTGAGAAAGGGGCGGCTGTGA
- a CDS encoding siderophore ABC transporter substrate-binding protein, protein MSRHTVAKSLVSFVVAGSLLLAGCSTSEPALDSNTPTSAADETAGGSSTDTAGAEAGTVTVTDNYGEKTVPSPPERVVALDNRTFELLDAWGIKPVAAARALVPETIPGIADDDSIVDIGNHREPNLEAIVAADPDVIISGQRFTSHDEDIMKLAPDAVLLELEPREGEDFDKELIRQTLELGEVFGKQKEAEQVVEDFTKAVERVRSAYDSEQTVMAVIVSGGEIGYSAPGNGRTWGPLFDLVGFTPALEIDSASTDHQGDDISVEAIADSNPDIMLVLDRDAGTKTDSAGSPEALSVINDSAPLQNVAAVQKGNIYIAPKDTYTNESILTYTEILNGIADQLEASK, encoded by the coding sequence ATGTCCCGACACACCGTTGCGAAAAGCTTGGTCAGCTTCGTGGTTGCTGGATCACTGCTGCTTGCTGGTTGCTCGACCTCTGAGCCAGCGCTGGATTCCAACACTCCGACTAGCGCGGCCGACGAGACCGCGGGCGGTTCCTCCACCGATACTGCGGGTGCGGAAGCGGGCACGGTCACTGTCACCGATAATTACGGTGAGAAGACAGTTCCGAGTCCGCCGGAGCGTGTCGTGGCGCTGGACAATCGCACCTTCGAGTTGCTGGATGCGTGGGGCATCAAGCCGGTTGCTGCGGCGCGAGCGCTCGTGCCGGAGACCATTCCGGGCATCGCGGACGACGACTCCATCGTGGATATCGGCAACCACCGCGAGCCCAATCTCGAGGCAATTGTCGCGGCAGACCCGGACGTGATCATTTCGGGCCAGCGATTCACTTCACACGACGAGGACATCATGAAGCTTGCGCCGGACGCGGTCTTGCTCGAGCTTGAGCCTCGTGAAGGCGAAGACTTCGACAAGGAACTCATCCGCCAGACCCTTGAGCTTGGAGAGGTATTCGGCAAGCAGAAGGAAGCAGAGCAGGTCGTCGAAGACTTCACCAAGGCTGTTGAACGCGTGCGCAGCGCCTACGACTCGGAGCAGACGGTCATGGCGGTGATCGTCTCCGGTGGTGAAATCGGTTACTCCGCGCCGGGCAACGGCCGCACCTGGGGACCGCTGTTTGACCTGGTTGGGTTCACCCCGGCACTGGAGATTGACAGCGCTTCCACCGATCACCAGGGTGATGACATTTCTGTCGAGGCCATTGCGGATTCCAACCCGGATATCATGCTGGTGCTCGATCGCGATGCGGGCACGAAGACTGATTCTGCAGGCTCGCCGGAAGCGTTGTCCGTAATCAATGATTCCGCGCCACTGCAAAACGTTGCCGCCGTGCAGAAGGGCAACATCTACATCGCACCGAAGGACACTTACACCAACGAGTCCATCCTCACCTACACTGAGATTCTTAACGGCATTGCAGACCAGCTCGAAGCCTCGAAGTAA
- a CDS encoding ABC transporter permease: protein MTAAPPAQHAPTTRPALLNWKFGLAAVAVVALLVASLAVGQYDILGSDDGWAMFRTTRVPRTIALVLAGAAMAMCGLIMQMLTQNRFVEPTTTGTTEWAGLGLLASFVLFPNGTVMARMLMAVGFAFVGTMVFFAFLRRVTLRSSLIVPIVGIMLGAVVSSISTFVALQYDLLQSLGIWFAGSFTSVIAGQYEILWVVLVIVIAVFFYADHLTAAGLGEEIATNIGLNYNRIVLVGTAMVAVAAGVVTVVVGNLPFLGLIVPNIVSMVRGDDLRSNLPWVCLLGIAIVTICDILGRTIIAPFEMPVSVILGVVGAVVFIALIVRQTRNG, encoded by the coding sequence ATGACAGCAGCGCCACCGGCACAACACGCTCCGACCACTAGACCCGCCCTCCTTAACTGGAAGTTTGGACTCGCGGCAGTCGCGGTAGTCGCGCTCCTAGTGGCCTCGCTGGCGGTGGGGCAGTACGACATTCTGGGTTCGGACGACGGGTGGGCCATGTTCCGCACCACCCGCGTACCGCGCACGATCGCGCTAGTGCTTGCGGGTGCCGCGATGGCGATGTGCGGGTTGATCATGCAAATGCTGACGCAAAACCGGTTTGTCGAACCGACCACCACCGGAACTACGGAGTGGGCCGGGTTGGGGCTTTTGGCCTCATTTGTGCTGTTTCCCAACGGCACGGTTATGGCACGCATGCTTATGGCCGTCGGGTTCGCGTTCGTCGGCACGATGGTGTTCTTCGCGTTTCTGCGGCGCGTAACCCTGCGCTCCAGCCTCATCGTGCCCATCGTTGGCATCATGCTCGGTGCTGTGGTGAGTTCTATCTCCACCTTCGTTGCGTTGCAGTACGACCTGCTGCAATCGCTCGGCATTTGGTTCGCCGGCTCATTCACCTCGGTGATTGCGGGCCAGTACGAAATCCTCTGGGTGGTGCTGGTGATTGTGATCGCGGTGTTCTTCTACGCTGATCACCTCACCGCTGCCGGCCTCGGAGAGGAAATCGCCACCAACATTGGGCTGAACTACAACCGCATCGTGCTGGTGGGGACGGCGATGGTGGCCGTGGCGGCGGGCGTTGTCACTGTTGTAGTAGGAAACCTGCCGTTTCTCGGCCTGATCGTGCCCAACATCGTGTCCATGGTGCGTGGCGACGACTTGCGTTCGAACCTGCCGTGGGTGTGCCTGCTGGGCATCGCAATTGTGACTATCTGCGACATCCTCGGGCGCACCATCATCGCGCCGTTTGAGATGCCGGTGTCGGTCATCCTCGGTGTCGTCGGCGCTGTCGTGTTCATCGCGCTGATCGTGAGGCAAACACGCAATGGCTAA
- a CDS encoding mannosyltransferase family protein → MSTAVPVSPRSALAYPLTLWIAWAASRLIGLAIVTQGTGAHPELDYYLDIVSETEAPEYPVPLLVPLTWIYALGPSTQPEFGRAFVYLVLIIDGLITAFLIHFRNPRANAAESHTRRLCAVGFWILFGLSAGPSMYMRLDIFPAVLVGGALALMAQHPRSASALLGLATSLKLWPGILAAGLVGRWSDRASWYRLASFAAALLGMAGLVAVINGPERLISPLGYQGDRGLQIESIAATPLIINGYQHPDHYYVGLAVSKSYEIEGPGVDAALTFASIGTAVTLLLAVAWACYRLFAGRWSARSTAHFSIAILLLLLATNKVFSPQYMVWLGPAVAVTLLQPWTTRRGEELNGTPAQRYRSVRGMYLIAAAVIVAMGLTTYVYPFAYDEIAYRLGGEWAPVAALTIRNALILAAAIGAFALVVVDEHNERPASASNPEETRKPATPPTVPEQRDKNRLALRFSAWRRSVSNSPDTTHKLGTPGKRDTQGLTRGIDWAAVALITFAGSAIRLLFLALMAAANGTSLADELGAWDTEYYLAIAKDGYFDADIHPEGPPHHHTLAFFPAIPMMIRAIHSVTLMSPAVAGFALNFVFLFFATAAVFALADRMKASRFEAFIGAVAVTCAPLTIVFHMPYTEALFMALSFWALVAMVDKRWIVAGVFVTLTGFVRLTAVDLIAVFGLMVLLQARKNWKAWIAVAVSALPIAGYLGWANRHLAEMGGYFGIQAEFWNSEFDYGVRSVTWVIERMLTGEDLASMFAATSMVVVPLLVAVTWKRIPWAVWFFSAAIATNVLLSDGIMSSRPRLLLPTAILLLPVVMWCARKLGARPVILLSGGWVLFSAWYSAHMLAVFPHAI, encoded by the coding sequence ATGTCGACAGCCGTTCCGGTCTCTCCCCGATCCGCACTCGCATACCCATTAACTTTGTGGATCGCATGGGCAGCATCGAGACTGATCGGCCTGGCGATCGTGACCCAAGGTACCGGGGCACACCCGGAGCTCGACTACTACCTCGACATCGTTTCCGAGACCGAAGCCCCCGAATACCCCGTGCCCCTCTTAGTCCCCCTGACATGGATCTACGCGCTCGGGCCAAGCACCCAGCCTGAGTTCGGCAGGGCGTTCGTGTACCTCGTGCTCATTATCGACGGCCTGATCACCGCCTTCCTGATCCACTTTCGCAATCCGCGCGCAAACGCAGCCGAAAGCCATACCCGACGCCTGTGCGCCGTCGGGTTTTGGATCCTCTTCGGGTTGTCTGCCGGACCGTCGATGTACATGCGGTTGGACATCTTCCCGGCAGTGCTCGTGGGCGGTGCCCTCGCGCTCATGGCGCAACACCCACGGTCAGCCTCAGCACTGCTAGGCCTTGCCACCTCCTTGAAATTGTGGCCCGGCATCCTCGCGGCGGGGCTGGTAGGCCGCTGGTCGGACCGGGCGTCATGGTATCGGCTGGCTTCCTTCGCCGCCGCCCTCCTTGGGATGGCTGGCCTGGTCGCCGTCATCAATGGTCCCGAGCGCTTGATCAGCCCGCTCGGATACCAGGGCGACCGCGGTCTGCAAATCGAGTCAATTGCAGCCACCCCGTTGATAATCAACGGCTACCAGCATCCGGACCACTACTACGTAGGGCTTGCAGTTTCGAAAAGTTACGAAATCGAAGGACCTGGTGTCGATGCGGCGCTGACCTTCGCATCCATCGGCACGGCTGTAACGCTGCTTCTCGCAGTTGCATGGGCGTGCTACCGCCTTTTCGCGGGGCGCTGGTCGGCACGCTCAACCGCGCATTTCTCAATTGCCATCTTGCTGCTGTTGCTCGCGACGAACAAAGTGTTTTCGCCGCAGTACATGGTATGGCTCGGCCCCGCGGTCGCCGTCACACTGCTCCAACCGTGGACCACCCGGCGGGGTGAGGAACTGAACGGCACGCCAGCGCAGCGGTACCGCTCGGTGCGCGGGATGTATCTGATCGCTGCCGCGGTGATAGTAGCGATGGGGTTGACCACCTACGTTTACCCGTTCGCCTACGACGAGATCGCCTACAGGCTCGGTGGCGAATGGGCCCCGGTCGCGGCGCTGACGATCCGTAACGCGTTGATTCTCGCGGCGGCGATCGGAGCGTTTGCACTGGTCGTTGTGGACGAACATAACGAACGCCCGGCGTCTGCAAGCAACCCGGAAGAGACGCGCAAACCGGCCACCCCACCTACCGTGCCGGAACAGCGTGACAAGAACCGCCTCGCACTCCGCTTCTCTGCTTGGCGTCGATCGGTATCGAACTCGCCGGACACGACCCACAAGCTGGGCACGCCAGGCAAGCGAGACACACAAGGTTTGACGCGTGGCATCGATTGGGCGGCGGTTGCGCTGATTACCTTTGCCGGATCCGCGATCCGGTTGCTTTTCCTCGCATTAATGGCCGCAGCCAACGGGACCAGCTTGGCTGACGAGCTCGGCGCCTGGGATACGGAGTACTACCTCGCGATTGCGAAGGACGGATACTTCGACGCCGACATCCACCCCGAGGGGCCGCCACACCATCACACCTTGGCTTTCTTCCCCGCGATTCCGATGATGATCAGGGCCATTCATTCGGTCACGTTGATGTCTCCCGCAGTCGCCGGATTCGCGTTGAATTTCGTGTTCCTTTTCTTCGCCACTGCGGCGGTGTTCGCATTGGCGGACCGCATGAAGGCCTCGCGCTTTGAGGCGTTCATTGGCGCCGTGGCGGTGACATGTGCACCGTTGACCATCGTGTTCCACATGCCGTACACAGAGGCGCTTTTCATGGCATTGTCATTCTGGGCCCTGGTCGCAATGGTGGATAAGCGCTGGATCGTCGCCGGGGTCTTTGTCACGCTCACGGGATTCGTCAGGCTCACGGCCGTCGACCTCATCGCGGTTTTCGGATTGATGGTGCTGCTGCAGGCACGCAAAAACTGGAAAGCGTGGATCGCTGTTGCGGTTTCCGCGCTGCCCATTGCGGGCTACCTCGGTTGGGCAAACCGGCATCTGGCTGAAATGGGCGGCTACTTCGGCATCCAGGCGGAGTTTTGGAATTCGGAGTTCGATTATGGGGTGCGCTCGGTGACCTGGGTGATCGAGCGGATGCTTACCGGGGAAGATCTCGCATCGATGTTCGCTGCAACAAGTATGGTGGTCGTCCCGCTGCTTGTCGCAGTGACCTGGAAGCGCATTCCTTGGGCTGTGTGGTTCTTTAGTGCCGCCATCGCTACCAACGTTTTGCTGTCCGACGGAATCATGAGTTCGCGCCCACGATTGCTTCTGCCCACAGCGATCTTGCTTCTCCCCGTAGTGATGTGGTGTGCCCGCAAGCTCGGTGCGCGCCCAGTCATCCTGCTCTCGGGCGGTTGGGTGTTATTCAGCGCCTGGTACTCGGCCCACATGTTAGCTGTGTTCCCGCACGCAATCTAG
- a CDS encoding MFS transporter, translating to MRGRGLQAKMVYVGGFVGPFAAQSMIAVIPDIGATFGKTVQEAAFAVSAYMIPFATTMLFSTALVRKLPPHLVVRSAYVATALGSLVCFTASSWPVFITGIVIMSLSNAFTLPVLQVILREIIPPDELGQALGTYFAMQSLGNCAAPLVAGLASIANWQFMYLAVMAISLAMVIVGVPPVNPVPKEQTRRRAAIRPMIVHILTILAVGMGIIGMGAVLTVHLEGVFGMPASSRGFVIMVGGLAAFFVARKIGALVDDYGALRILTMTAIAAAVSIGVMPILPSPIVIAVFWAVAFVAAQGMQTTVTYSVLRMPGGASFNSTVLAFRFFGLALTPILILPIYFKSPVAGFALPAACLLAALGLQWTQRRQWQQLT from the coding sequence ATGCGTGGGCGTGGTCTGCAAGCAAAAATGGTGTACGTCGGTGGGTTTGTTGGCCCCTTTGCGGCGCAGTCAATGATCGCTGTGATTCCAGACATCGGCGCCACATTTGGTAAAACAGTTCAGGAAGCGGCGTTTGCCGTAAGCGCGTACATGATTCCGTTCGCCACGACGATGCTGTTCTCAACGGCACTGGTGCGGAAGCTTCCACCCCACCTGGTGGTGCGTTCGGCGTACGTGGCCACCGCGCTGGGCTCGCTGGTCTGCTTCACTGCCAGTTCCTGGCCGGTGTTCATTACGGGCATCGTTATCATGTCGCTTTCTAACGCGTTCACACTTCCGGTTCTTCAAGTGATCCTGCGAGAGATCATCCCTCCAGATGAGCTCGGCCAAGCCCTTGGCACGTACTTTGCGATGCAATCGCTCGGCAATTGTGCGGCTCCGCTCGTCGCCGGGTTAGCCTCGATCGCGAACTGGCAGTTTATGTACCTCGCGGTCATGGCGATTTCGTTGGCAATGGTGATTGTCGGGGTGCCACCAGTAAACCCCGTGCCGAAGGAACAGACGCGGAGGCGGGCCGCGATCCGCCCAATGATCGTGCATATCCTCACCATCCTGGCGGTAGGTATGGGCATTATCGGAATGGGAGCGGTGCTCACCGTCCACCTCGAAGGGGTCTTCGGGATGCCGGCGTCCTCGCGCGGATTCGTCATTATGGTGGGTGGCTTGGCGGCATTCTTCGTTGCGCGCAAGATCGGAGCGCTTGTCGACGACTACGGGGCACTGCGTATCCTCACCATGACCGCCATCGCCGCGGCTGTGAGCATCGGTGTCATGCCGATTTTGCCTTCGCCGATTGTCATTGCCGTGTTCTGGGCGGTAGCTTTCGTTGCTGCCCAAGGGATGCAAACCACGGTGACTTATTCAGTACTGCGGATGCCTGGGGGAGCGTCCTTCAACTCCACTGTTCTGGCGTTCCGTTTCTTCGGTCTCGCTTTGACCCCGATTCTGATCCTCCCGATCTACTTCAAGTCCCCGGTTGCAGGCTTCGCTCTGCCCGCAGCGTGCTTGCTCGCTGCGTTGGGATTGCAGTGGACGCAACGCCGCCAGTGGCAGCAGCTGACGTAG